In the Alkaliphilus oremlandii OhILAs genome, one interval contains:
- a CDS encoding TrkH family potassium uptake protein — translation MNYGIVLKVLGNILLVESTLMVPALCIAFYTGGYDKFGFMITILITLLIGSIMSRAKSSRSTISAREGLTIVTLGWVLASLLGALPFYISGSIPAYIDAFFETVSGLTTTGSSILTNVEALPYGSLFWRSFTHWIGGMGILVFTIALLPALGIGGFQIFKAESPGPIADKIAPRIKDTAKILYVTYFALTIVTVISLRMGGMALFDSLLHAFGAVGTGGFGMRNNSVGFYSSSYIHIVLGTFMLLSGTNFSLYYAIFKGKWRDVLKDEELRLYLGIIFISVVAIGVNLALTSYSSIFLAFRDSYFQVTSIITTTGYSTADFDLWPSFSKAILFVLMFIGGSAGSTAGGMKIIRVLILGKLIKRDVAKMFHPRAYISIKNGGRTVPNETIVSINTFFALYMIIFAISTILISLEGIDLVSASSSVAATLGNIGPGLGFVGPMRSFSEFSFASKALFSFLMLLGRLELFTILALMAPKRWASEA, via the coding sequence GTGAATTATGGGATCGTACTAAAGGTACTCGGTAATATTCTCTTAGTTGAATCAACATTGATGGTGCCCGCTCTTTGCATTGCATTTTATACTGGAGGGTATGATAAATTTGGTTTTATGATTACCATACTGATAACATTATTGATTGGCAGTATAATGTCAAGGGCAAAAAGCAGTAGAAGTACGATCAGCGCAAGGGAAGGATTAACCATCGTTACACTGGGATGGGTACTGGCGTCCTTATTGGGAGCATTACCATTTTATATATCTGGAAGCATTCCTGCATATATTGATGCATTTTTTGAAACCGTATCAGGCCTTACAACCACAGGATCTTCTATCTTAACCAATGTGGAAGCACTGCCTTACGGCAGTCTTTTCTGGAGATCCTTTACCCACTGGATCGGTGGAATGGGGATATTGGTTTTTACCATTGCACTGCTTCCAGCACTAGGAATTGGCGGATTTCAAATATTTAAAGCGGAAAGTCCGGGACCTATTGCTGATAAAATTGCACCGAGAATAAAAGATACAGCAAAGATTTTATATGTAACGTATTTTGCCTTAACTATAGTGACTGTTATTTCCTTAAGGATGGGTGGCATGGCCTTATTTGATTCCTTGCTGCATGCCTTTGGTGCCGTAGGAACCGGTGGATTCGGCATGAGAAATAACAGTGTTGGATTCTATTCCAGTTCCTATATCCATATTGTACTGGGAACATTCATGCTATTGTCGGGAACGAATTTCTCTTTATATTACGCCATTTTCAAAGGAAAATGGCGGGACGTACTAAAAGATGAGGAGCTTCGATTATACTTAGGAATCATTTTTATTTCTGTAGTAGCCATTGGGGTGAATTTAGCTTTAACCTCTTATAGCAGCATTTTCTTGGCTTTTAGAGATTCGTATTTTCAGGTGACTTCGATTATTACCACTACTGGTTATTCAACAGCAGATTTTGACCTATGGCCTAGCTTTAGTAAAGCAATCTTATTTGTTCTTATGTTTATCGGGGGATCTGCGGGGTCTACAGCAGGAGGGATGAAGATCATTCGAGTTTTGATTTTAGGTAAATTGATCAAAAGGGATGTAGCAAAAATGTTTCATCCGAGAGCCTATATCTCCATAAAAAATGGTGGAAGAACGGTCCCAAATGAAACCATCGTCAGCATCAATACCTTTTTTGCACTATATATGATAATATTTGCAATATCAACCATCCTCATATCTTTAGAGGGCATCGATCTTGTCAGTGCGTCCAGTTCTGTTGCGGCTACCCTAGGAAATATTGGACCTGGACTGGGGTTTGTTGGACCCATGAGAAGCTTCAGTGAATTTTCTTTTGCCAGCAAAGCACTGTTTTCATTTCTGATGCTGTTGGGACGGCTGGAGCTATTCACCATACTTGCTTTAATGGCACCGAAGAGATGGGCAAGTGAGGCGTAA
- a CDS encoding TAXI family TRAP transporter solute-binding subunit, whose translation MLKKVLSMMCVTALVASLSVGCSPSQESGGSNTGGKTTYISIATGGPAGTYYPLGGAMAKIFNENIEGVTANAQATGASTENIGLVSKGETEIAFVQNDITHYAYTATESFEGQAKMENIRGMAMLYPELVQIIATESSGIKSVEDLKGKKVAIGAPGSGVEANTRQVLAAHGMTYADLGKADFLSFNEAADQLKNKQIDAAFLTAGLPTSAVTEVAQTSSIVIVPIGKDKIAQLAKDYPFYTEVVIPAGTYSGQDSDITTAAVMAMLVVPEKLDEDLVYNLTKSLFEKRQVIIDTHTRGNDIQLDTALKGMPIEVHKGAQRYYNEKGVK comes from the coding sequence ATGTTAAAAAAAGTATTGTCGATGATGTGTGTAACGGCCTTAGTAGCATCTTTAAGTGTTGGATGTAGTCCAAGCCAAGAAAGCGGGGGATCCAATACTGGTGGTAAAACGACTTATATTTCTATCGCAACTGGAGGACCAGCAGGAACATATTACCCTTTAGGTGGTGCAATGGCAAAAATTTTCAATGAAAACATTGAAGGGGTTACAGCGAATGCACAGGCAACAGGAGCTTCAACTGAGAATATCGGTCTCGTATCTAAAGGAGAAACAGAAATTGCCTTTGTGCAAAATGATATCACTCATTATGCATATACAGCAACGGAGTCCTTTGAGGGGCAAGCTAAAATGGAAAACATTAGAGGTATGGCAATGCTATATCCTGAATTAGTTCAAATTATCGCAACAGAATCTTCTGGTATTAAAAGCGTAGAGGATTTAAAAGGAAAGAAAGTAGCAATTGGGGCACCAGGATCAGGAGTTGAGGCCAACACAAGACAGGTATTGGCTGCTCATGGAATGACTTACGCTGATTTAGGAAAGGCAGATTTCTTATCCTTTAATGAAGCTGCAGATCAGCTAAAGAATAAACAGATTGATGCAGCATTTTTAACAGCAGGGCTACCGACTTCAGCTGTTACAGAGGTTGCTCAAACATCAAGCATCGTTATTGTACCCATTGGCAAAGATAAAATAGCACAATTAGCAAAGGATTATCCATTCTATACGGAAGTTGTAATTCCAGCGGGAACTTATAGTGGTCAAGATTCAGACATTACCACAGCTGCGGTTATGGCGATGCTCGTTGTCCCTGAGAAATTAGACGAGGATCTAGTGTATAACCTTACAAAATCCTTATTTGAAAAAAGACAAGTGATCATTGATACCCATACAAGAGGAAATGATATTCAATTAGATACTGCATTAAAAGGAATGCCAATTGAAGTACACAAGGGTGCGCAAAGATACTACAATGAAAAAGGCGTTAAATAG
- a CDS encoding TRAP transporter permease: protein MTEKKLMTESDVAMDVNKLMEEYDADISKSRKLTGTVGKITSILAIAMSCFHLYTAGFGTLLSVKQRALHLIFAFTLGFLLFPATKKGNKTKVSILDYILIGLNVIIFGYLFVFVEQIALKGGNVNNMDLLLGALGILLTLEITRRAVGPELPIVAILFILYARFGPYLPGVLGHRGFSWERIISHMYLTLEGLLGIPIGVSATFVFMFILFGSFLDKTGVGKFFIDLAYALTGHMKSGPAMTAVVASGFMGSVSGSSVANTVTTGAFTIPLMKKTGYKPYFAGAVEAAASTGGQIMPPVMGAAAFIMAEFTGIPYIKIVVAAAIPAILYYFAVGTMVHLEASKLGLKGLPKEQLPKIGKLMIANGYLLSPLVAIVFFLVKGYTPLLSAFYAILISMVIAVATSLIKKDNSFGGKEFFEALEQGGKSAVGVACACACAGLIVGTVTLTGLGLRIAELIVTLAQGKLLLTLFFTMIASIILGMGLPTTAKYIVLATMAAPALIKLDVNLMAAHLFILYFGVIADITPPVALAAYAGAGIAGANAMKTGFQAVKLALAAFIVPYIFAYDSSLILVKEVVNGTVVFMPIFSAIPVVISAVIGIVCLAGAVEGFLVDHCKIYERSLLFVAALLLLKPGLITDIFGLAALGLIYFVQKSRIKNKEINTASVG from the coding sequence ATGACTGAGAAAAAGTTAATGACTGAAAGTGATGTGGCTATGGATGTAAACAAGCTGATGGAAGAATATGATGCAGATATCAGTAAGTCCAGAAAGCTTACGGGCACTGTTGGTAAGATTACTTCAATTCTAGCAATCGCCATGTCTTGCTTTCATCTATATACTGCAGGATTTGGAACTTTACTTTCAGTAAAACAAAGAGCATTGCACCTTATTTTTGCTTTTACCTTAGGATTTTTATTATTTCCAGCAACTAAAAAGGGAAACAAAACGAAGGTTTCAATATTGGATTATATTTTAATTGGGTTAAATGTAATTATATTTGGTTATTTATTTGTATTTGTAGAGCAGATCGCCTTAAAGGGTGGAAATGTAAATAATATGGACTTATTACTTGGTGCACTGGGTATTCTGTTAACCTTAGAGATTACAAGGAGAGCCGTAGGTCCAGAGCTTCCAATCGTAGCTATACTGTTCATCTTATATGCTAGATTTGGACCATATTTACCTGGCGTTCTAGGGCATAGAGGGTTTTCTTGGGAGAGAATCATCAGCCATATGTATCTGACATTAGAAGGACTTTTAGGAATACCCATAGGTGTATCCGCTACCTTTGTATTTATGTTTATATTATTTGGCTCATTCTTAGATAAAACGGGCGTGGGAAAATTTTTCATCGATTTAGCCTATGCATTAACGGGACATATGAAAAGTGGGCCTGCTATGACTGCCGTAGTTGCCAGTGGATTTATGGGATCAGTATCCGGTAGCTCCGTTGCGAATACCGTAACGACAGGGGCATTTACCATCCCCCTAATGAAGAAAACTGGATATAAGCCGTACTTTGCTGGTGCAGTAGAAGCTGCTGCCTCTACAGGAGGACAGATCATGCCACCGGTAATGGGGGCTGCTGCCTTCATTATGGCAGAGTTTACAGGGATTCCATACATTAAAATCGTTGTAGCAGCGGCAATACCTGCCATTCTATATTATTTTGCTGTAGGAACCATGGTTCATTTAGAGGCATCCAAACTGGGCTTGAAAGGGCTTCCAAAAGAGCAACTACCGAAGATTGGAAAATTAATGATTGCAAATGGATATCTATTAAGTCCTCTAGTTGCCATTGTATTTTTCTTAGTAAAAGGATATACACCTTTACTTTCTGCTTTTTACGCAATCCTTATTAGTATGGTGATTGCTGTTGCAACTTCTCTTATCAAAAAGGATAATTCCTTTGGTGGAAAGGAATTTTTTGAGGCCCTTGAGCAAGGAGGCAAAAGTGCTGTCGGTGTAGCTTGTGCTTGTGCTTGTGCTGGACTGATCGTTGGAACCGTAACGTTAACAGGGCTAGGCTTAAGAATCGCTGAGCTGATCGTTACTCTAGCTCAAGGAAAGCTACTATTAACTTTATTTTTTACAATGATCGCTTCCATCATTTTAGGCATGGGTCTTCCTACCACAGCAAAATACATTGTACTTGCTACTATGGCGGCTCCAGCCTTAATAAAATTAGATGTAAACTTAATGGCAGCACACTTATTCATTCTGTATTTTGGTGTAATTGCAGATATTACGCCACCGGTAGCACTTGCTGCATATGCAGGGGCAGGTATAGCGGGAGCCAATGCCATGAAAACCGGATTCCAAGCAGTTAAACTGGCTTTAGCCGCCTTTATCGTACCCTATATATTCGCCTACGACTCTTCCCTCATCCTAGTTAAGGAGGTCGTGAATGGCACAGTCGTATTTATGCCTATTTTCAGTGCAATTCCAGTCGTCATATCTGCGGTGATAGGGATTGTCTGCTTGGCAGGTGCCGTCGAAGGATTCTTAGTAGACCACTGTAAAATTTACGAAAGAAGCTTATTGTTCGTGGCTGCACTGTTGCTACTAAAGCCGGGATTGATTACTGATATTTTTGGATTGGCAGCCCTAGGGTTAATCTACTTTGTTCAGAAATCCAGGATAAAAAATAAAGAGATTAATACAGCCAGTGTCGGTTAA
- the trkA gene encoding Trk system potassium transporter TrkA, whose product MKVMIVGAGKLGQKLAEALVIEEVDVTLVDQNSKVLERVNEHMDVLTVAASGVDVAILRELSIKNYDLLVACTKGDETNTVICSLAKRLGCKKTIARIRNPEYMKQLDFVKKEMGIDHIVNPELETAKAIEKYLMKNITLYTGDFAKGKVTMLDFNIGNNDEFVGKYIKDIQDFSVYLITAISRNGEIIIPHGLTELLEGDTIHVVGKSSDIVKLSARFKKNERRKDVEKIMIFGGGRVGYYLAKRLTEDNISVTVVEVDKNRCQELSEKLNNVLVIHGDGTDIHLLEEENLGYMDAFVGATGYDEQNLLMALMAKQAGVPKTIAKFSRQNYTKIIDKLGIDVALNPVLITAANILKYIRGGKVVSVSLLLGGDGEATEIIVGEDLKCTGKTLAEMKLPKGIIIGAIVRNGEVIIPNGTSIILPGDRIIVFSLTKDLPALKMFMKPNRGGIFSELWDRTKGTR is encoded by the coding sequence ATGAAGGTTATGATCGTAGGGGCTGGGAAGCTGGGCCAAAAATTGGCGGAAGCATTGGTGATAGAAGAAGTAGATGTGACTTTGGTCGATCAAAATTCAAAGGTATTAGAGAGAGTCAATGAGCACATGGATGTCTTAACTGTTGCAGCTAGTGGCGTAGATGTGGCTATTTTAAGAGAGTTGAGTATTAAGAACTATGATTTACTGGTGGCGTGTACAAAAGGCGATGAAACCAATACAGTCATATGCTCCTTAGCGAAAAGGTTGGGGTGCAAAAAGACCATCGCTCGAATAAGGAATCCAGAGTATATGAAGCAGTTAGACTTTGTAAAAAAAGAGATGGGGATCGATCATATTGTAAATCCTGAGCTGGAAACAGCCAAGGCCATAGAAAAATACCTTATGAAGAATATTACCCTATATACAGGGGACTTTGCAAAGGGCAAGGTTACCATGCTGGATTTTAACATAGGAAACAATGATGAATTTGTAGGAAAATATATTAAAGATATTCAAGATTTTAGTGTATATCTGATCACTGCCATATCTAGAAATGGTGAAATCATCATTCCCCATGGCTTAACAGAATTATTAGAAGGAGATACGATCCACGTTGTAGGGAAAAGTTCGGATATCGTAAAGCTCAGTGCCCGATTCAAAAAAAATGAACGCCGAAAAGATGTAGAAAAGATCATGATTTTCGGAGGCGGTAGAGTAGGATATTATTTAGCCAAGAGACTAACCGAAGACAATATCTCTGTAACCGTTGTAGAGGTAGACAAAAACCGTTGTCAGGAGTTATCGGAAAAACTCAATAATGTATTGGTGATTCATGGCGATGGAACGGACATTCATCTCTTGGAGGAAGAAAACTTGGGGTATATGGATGCTTTCGTTGGTGCAACTGGATACGATGAACAAAATTTATTGATGGCCCTCATGGCAAAGCAAGCAGGGGTACCAAAAACCATAGCAAAATTCAGTAGGCAAAATTATACAAAGATTATAGACAAATTGGGGATCGATGTGGCTTTAAATCCAGTCTTAATCACAGCAGCCAATATATTAAAATATATTCGTGGTGGAAAAGTTGTTTCCGTTTCTCTATTGCTAGGAGGAGATGGGGAGGCAACTGAGATCATTGTTGGGGAAGACCTGAAATGCACAGGAAAGACCTTAGCAGAGATGAAGCTTCCAAAGGGAATCATCATAGGGGCCATCGTCCGAAATGGAGAAGTGATTATTCCCAATGGTACATCCATCATACTCCCTGGCGATCGAATTATTGTATTCAGCTTAACGAAAGATTTACCAGCTTTAAAGATGTTTATGAAACCAAATAGAGGAGGTATTTTTAGTGAATTATGGGATCGTACTAAAGGTACTCGGTAA
- a CDS encoding helix-turn-helix domain-containing protein, which produces MGENRNINEVYFKIMEKKFFTRMLTKPTYIEYKVNDDLGSGVIKRIILNKGLEFCLCKNNDFCRELLNSELDEKRFIEITYCIDGEARIKLDAENQWIHIKKGDLMFYRNHDLSQNARFHIKLNNYSGIVIGLDGDELKKLFFPECGACMLKEWDKSIASIFKGDTSFKIKAPPSIEWDMQDLLKYNYNFKEVTSLLLCQSKLIEIISKSINYGLIKRKEINLTQSDKENIYKAKDILVKNIEHPPTIEELSEMCNINSYKLKKGFKELFNNTPYGYLREMRLYKGKYLIENTENSILEIANDVGYTNPSKFSEAFKLKFNITPSECRKVNRNIESHK; this is translated from the coding sequence ATGGGGGAAAACAGAAATATAAACGAAGTTTACTTTAAGATCATGGAGAAAAAATTTTTTACACGGATGCTAACGAAGCCGACGTATATTGAGTACAAAGTAAATGATGATTTAGGCAGTGGTGTGATCAAAAGAATCATATTAAATAAAGGCCTAGAATTTTGTTTGTGTAAAAACAATGATTTTTGCAGAGAACTTCTAAATTCAGAATTAGATGAAAAACGCTTTATTGAAATTACTTACTGTATAGATGGAGAAGCAAGAATAAAACTCGATGCCGAAAATCAATGGATTCACATAAAAAAGGGAGATTTGATGTTTTATAGAAATCATGATTTATCTCAGAATGCACGCTTCCACATAAAATTAAACAATTATTCAGGTATTGTAATCGGGTTGGATGGTGACGAACTTAAAAAGCTTTTCTTCCCAGAGTGTGGAGCCTGTATGCTAAAAGAGTGGGACAAATCCATAGCGTCTATATTTAAAGGAGATACTTCTTTTAAAATTAAAGCCCCTCCTAGCATCGAGTGGGATATGCAGGACCTACTTAAGTATAATTATAACTTTAAAGAGGTCACAAGTTTACTCCTATGTCAAAGTAAGCTCATAGAAATCATATCGAAGAGTATAAATTATGGTCTTATAAAAAGAAAAGAGATCAATTTAACACAATCAGATAAAGAAAATATATATAAGGCAAAGGATATATTAGTAAAGAATATTGAGCATCCTCCGACTATCGAAGAATTATCAGAAATGTGTAATATAAATTCTTATAAATTAAAGAAGGGATTTAAAGAATTATTTAATAATACGCCCTACGGTTATTTAAGAGAAATGAGACTGTATAAAGGAAAATATTTAATAGAGAATACGGAGAATAGCATTTTAGAAATAGCAAATGACGTAGGATATACGAATCCTAGTAAATTTTCAGAGGCATTTAAGCTTAAATTTAATATAACGCCCAGTGAATGTAGAAAAGTTAATAGAAATATTGAAAGTCATAAGTAA
- the tpx gene encoding thiol peroxidase — protein MADIRKNLVTMGGNPVTLVGKEIKVGDPAPDFTVLKNDLSPFTLKDAGNTVKIISVVPSLDTGVCELQTIHFNQEAAELGDVKILTISVDLPFAQKRFCGAQGIDKVITLSDHRDLSFGENYGFVIEELRLLSRGIVVLDKENTVRYVEYVKEVTEHPNYDRAIEEAKKLI, from the coding sequence ATGGCAGATATAAGAAAAAATTTAGTAACAATGGGCGGAAATCCTGTTACCCTTGTAGGCAAAGAGATCAAGGTTGGAGATCCGGCGCCGGACTTCACAGTCCTAAAAAATGATTTGAGTCCATTTACTTTGAAGGATGCAGGCAATACCGTAAAAATTATCAGTGTTGTTCCATCGCTAGATACTGGTGTATGTGAACTTCAAACGATTCATTTTAATCAAGAGGCAGCGGAACTTGGTGACGTTAAGATTCTTACCATCAGCGTGGATCTTCCTTTTGCTCAAAAGAGATTTTGTGGTGCACAAGGGATTGATAAAGTCATTACCTTATCCGACCATAGAGATCTATCCTTTGGAGAGAACTATGGATTCGTTATAGAGGAACTTAGACTTTTGAGTAGAGGCATTGTTGTTCTAGATAAAGAAAACACGGTTAGATACGTTGAATACGTAAAAGAAGTAACGGAGCATCCAAATTACGATAGAGCAATTGAAGAAGCAAAAAAATTAATTTAA
- a CDS encoding M15 family metallopeptidase — protein MAVRNRRKRKKNNRFKVMMRISILLIIASATFLCLTKLPNYVQRVIAGSMVEEAQGVEENNGSNEVNNQELDTSEDNKATGVDNNPKGSENKKDNEAVQHDEKILVENTNDILVVVNKKRHVASDYKPEDLVVPNVKFSFSGEHEKKYMRQEAATSLEKLFEQAKEEEIHLFAVSGYRSYSTQERVFNGFVNQYGEEKANKFSARPGESEHHTGLAMDVSSQSAEFRLLESFGDMPEGKWLKENAHKFGFIIRYLKEKTDITGYTYEPWHIRYVGKAVAEEIYNAGITLEEYLGLE, from the coding sequence ATGGCTGTCAGAAACAGAAGAAAAAGGAAAAAAAATAATCGGTTTAAGGTGATGATGCGCATTAGCATCCTATTGATCATAGCAAGCGCTACTTTTTTATGCTTGACCAAGCTGCCGAATTATGTTCAAAGGGTAATTGCCGGAAGCATGGTTGAAGAAGCACAAGGGGTAGAAGAAAACAATGGGTCCAATGAAGTCAATAACCAGGAGCTCGATACGTCAGAAGACAATAAAGCCACTGGAGTGGATAATAATCCCAAGGGTTCAGAAAATAAAAAGGATAATGAAGCAGTTCAACATGATGAAAAAATACTTGTAGAAAATACAAACGATATCTTGGTTGTAGTAAACAAAAAGAGACATGTAGCTTCTGATTATAAACCGGAGGATTTAGTTGTGCCTAATGTTAAGTTTTCTTTTTCAGGAGAGCATGAGAAAAAATACATGAGGCAGGAAGCGGCTACTTCTCTAGAGAAGCTATTTGAACAAGCCAAGGAAGAGGAGATTCATCTATTTGCAGTTTCCGGATATAGATCCTACAGTACTCAGGAGCGTGTGTTTAATGGCTTTGTGAATCAGTATGGGGAAGAAAAAGCCAATAAATTCAGCGCTAGACCGGGAGAAAGCGAACATCATACAGGACTTGCTATGGATGTATCCAGTCAGAGTGCAGAGTTTCGTTTATTAGAATCCTTTGGAGATATGCCAGAGGGAAAATGGCTCAAAGAGAATGCCCACAAGTTTGGGTTCATTATCCGATATTTAAAGGAAAAAACCGACATCACAGGATATACCTATGAACCTTGGCATATTCGATATGTGGGAAAAGCGGTAGCAGAAGAAATATATAATGCAGGGATTACATTAGAAGAATATTTAGGGCTAGAGTAA
- a CDS encoding YczE/YyaS/YitT family protein, with amino-acid sequence MVFNKTLLITDMKKIPRLILAFVIIGYGIAQTKALNFGMAPWDTLVLGIVNKTGLEFGKLTQGVGLIIVIFSIFIKIYPGIGTLLNMICIGFFVDLISKFNILMTPENLFFKVIVLIYALTVQAYGLYLYLKLEIGAGPRDGLMVGLIKITGLSVKYIKTGIEAVVLLTGFLLGGTVGLGTIIATFTGGAILNRIFLWKGFDAKTTCQRKFSDYFMLNECETPAD; translated from the coding sequence ATGGTATTCAACAAAACATTACTCATTACGGATATGAAAAAAATACCGAGACTGATTTTGGCTTTTGTCATTATTGGTTATGGTATTGCACAAACGAAAGCATTAAATTTTGGAATGGCACCGTGGGATACACTGGTTTTAGGGATTGTGAATAAAACAGGCCTAGAATTTGGAAAGCTGACCCAGGGCGTTGGTCTGATCATTGTAATTTTTTCCATATTCATTAAGATCTATCCGGGGATTGGAACCCTATTAAATATGATATGCATAGGATTTTTTGTGGATTTAATCTCAAAGTTCAATATCTTAATGACTCCAGAGAACCTGTTTTTCAAAGTAATCGTTCTAATCTATGCTCTAACGGTACAAGCCTATGGATTGTATTTGTATTTAAAGTTGGAAATAGGGGCAGGTCCTAGGGATGGGCTGATGGTTGGATTGATTAAAATAACGGGCTTAAGTGTTAAGTATATAAAGACTGGAATCGAGGCAGTCGTTCTACTGACTGGATTTTTACTTGGTGGAACCGTTGGGCTAGGAACCATAATCGCCACCTTTACTGGCGGTGCTATATTGAACAGGATTTTCCTGTGGAAAGGTTTCGATGCGAAAACAACTTGTCAACGAAAATTTTCAGACTATTTTATGTTAAATGAATGTGAAACACCAGCAGATTAA
- a CDS encoding DUF1850 domain-containing protein, producing the protein MKKALNRGQNTEQDIGVKPNILTRNKANILGIFAFILLMMGIIRIDILVASNYKTGKQLKAWPIKEGQEFDIEYTHSVQLTPVIERYTVDEGNHILLKESYFHSYGAGLPATTPYEFEITEDGFRIYDMNQVMDNLIYRTGAVKANHRIHIGQKTYFFLDFSEPREGIRFTAEKISLLSYLWRGYNND; encoded by the coding sequence ATGAAAAAGGCGTTAAATAGAGGTCAAAATACTGAGCAGGATATTGGGGTAAAGCCCAATATCTTGACTCGTAATAAGGCCAATATATTGGGTATATTCGCATTTATATTATTGATGATGGGAATCATTCGGATCGATATTTTAGTTGCATCTAATTATAAAACAGGAAAACAGTTAAAGGCTTGGCCGATTAAAGAAGGGCAAGAATTTGATATAGAATATACTCATTCAGTACAGTTAACTCCCGTTATAGAGAGATACACTGTAGATGAGGGGAATCATATCCTATTGAAGGAATCCTATTTCCATTCCTATGGAGCAGGCTTACCAGCAACGACACCGTATGAATTTGAAATCACGGAAGATGGATTCAGAATATATGATATGAATCAAGTTATGGATAATTTAATCTATAGAACAGGCGCTGTAAAAGCCAACCATAGGATTCATATTGGACAAAAAACCTATTTCTTTTTAGATTTCTCAGAACCGAGAGAAGGCATCCGATTTACCGCTGAGAAGATTTCGTTACTATCATATTTGTGGAGGGGGTACAACAATGACTGA
- a CDS encoding DUF4491 family protein, with product MNYFGILHGFIAFVLIGAFHPLVIKGEYYLGRKCIRIFLATGVVALFGSMVTKHMTLSTFLGILSFCCFWSIKEVIEQEQRVREGRFPKNPKRMEKEQQNVKN from the coding sequence ATGAATTACTTTGGTATTTTACATGGATTTATTGCTTTTGTATTAATTGGAGCATTTCACCCCCTTGTAATCAAAGGAGAATATTATTTAGGAAGAAAATGCATTCGTATATTTTTAGCCACTGGTGTTGTAGCATTGTTTGGTTCCATGGTCACAAAGCACATGACACTGTCAACTTTTTTGGGAATACTATCCTTTTGTTGTTTTTGGAGTATTAAAGAAGTTATAGAACAAGAACAGCGAGTTCGAGAAGGAAGGTTCCCGAAAAATCCAAAGAGAATGGAGAAGGAACAGCAGAATGTAAAAAACTAG